A stretch of the Papaver somniferum cultivar HN1 chromosome 6, ASM357369v1, whole genome shotgun sequence genome encodes the following:
- the LOC113289921 gene encoding calcium-dependent protein kinase 20-like, with product MGNCCARPDGKQNEKKKKKKQNPFSVDYSVNHGSGGGDTKLCVLKDPTGRDIEITYELGRELGRGEFGITYLCTDKASGDEYACKSISKKKLRTAVDIEDVRREVEIMKHLPKHPNIVTLKDTYEDDNAVHLVMELCEGGELFDRIVARGHYTERAAALVTRTIVEVVQMCHKEGVMHRDLKPENFLFANKKESAALKAIDFGLSVFFKPGEQFTEIVGSPYYMAPEVLKRSYGPEVDVWSAGVILYILLCGVPPFWAETEQGVAQAIIRSMIDFKRDPWPKVSENAKDLVRGMLNPDPKQRLTAHAVLDHPWLQNWKKAPNVSLGETVKARLKQFSVMNKLKKRALRVVAEHLSMEEVAGIKDTFDMMDINKNGKLTLVELKDGLHKIGHQIADADIQILMEAADADGNGTLDYGEFVALAVHIRKIGNDDHLRKAFDFFDKNQSGYIEIEELREALADEVDPNNEEVISAIMRDVDTDKDGQISYEEFAAMMKAGTDWRKASRQYSRERFNSLSLKLMKDGSLHVNM from the exons ATGGGGAATTGCTGTGCAAGGCCAGATGGTAAgcaaaatgagaagaagaagaagaagaaacagaatcCATTCTCAGTTGATTATAGTGTAAATCACGGATCAGGTGGTGGAGATACTAAATTGTGTGTTTTGAAAGATCCAACTGGTCGTGACATTGAGATTACATATGAATTAGGTCGTGAGTTAGGGAGAGGTGAATTTGGTATCACTTATCTATGCACAGATAAAGCATCAGGTGATGAATACGCTTGCAAATCAATCTCAAAAAAGAAGCTCAGAACAGCTGTCGATATCGAAGATGTTAGAAGAGAAGTAGAGATTATGAAGCATTTGCCTAAACATCCCAACATCGTAACCCTAAAAGACACTTACGAGGATGATAACGCCGTGCATCTTGTAATGGAGCTTTGTGAAGGTGGGGAATTGTTTGATAGAATCGTCGCCAGGGGGCATTACACTGAACGTGCTGCTGCATTGGTTACTCGTACAATTGTTGAAGTTGTTCAG ATGTGTCACAAGGAAGGCGTGATGCACCGAGACCTTAAACCTGAGAACTTTTTATTTGCTAACAAAAAGGAGTCAGCAGCTCTCAAAGCCATTGATTTTGGATTGTCTGTATTCTTTAAGCCTG GTGAGCAATTTACTGAAATAGTTGGAAGTCCTTACTACATGGCACCAGAAGTCCTAAAGCGAAGCTATGGTCCGGAGGTTGATGTCTGGAGTGCAGGAGTGATCCTTTACATCCTACTTTGTGGAGTCCCACCTTTCTGGGCTG AAACTGAACAAGGGGTTGCACAGGCAATTATCCGCTCTATGATAGATTTTAAAAGAGATCCGTGGCCAAAAGTTTCTGAAAACGCAAAAGATCTGGTTAGGGGGATGCTTAATCCTGATCCGAAGCAGCGTTTGACCGCTCATGCAGTGCTTG ATCATCCCTGGTTACAAAACTGGAAGAAGGCTCCAAATGTTTCTCTCGGTGAAACTGTGAAAGCAAGGCTCAAACAATTTTCAGTTATGAACAAGCTTAAAAAGAGAGCTCTTAGG GTGGTGGCTGAGCATTTGTCAATGGAGGAAGTGGCTGGTATAAAAGACACATTTGATATGATGGACATAAACAAAAATGGAAAGCTAACCCTTGTGGAGCTGAAAGATGGTTTGCATAAGATCGGTCATCAGATTGCCGATGCAGATATTCAGATACTAATGGAAGCT GCTGATGCAGATGGAAATGGAACTCTGGATTATGGAGAGTTTGTTGCACTTGCCGTTCATATTAGAAAGATCGGCAATGATGATCACTTGCGCAAAGCATTCGATTTCTTTGATAAAAACCAGAGTGGTTATATAGAGATTGAAGAGCTACGGGAAGCTCTAGCTGATGAAGTGGACCccaacaatgaggaagttatcAGTGCTATTATGCGTGATGTTGACACAGACAAG GATGGGCAAATAAGTTATGAAGAATTTGCTGCAATGATGAAGGCTGGGACAGATTGGAGAAAAGCGTCGAGACAGTATTCAAGAGAGAGATTCAATAGTCTAAGCTTGAAGTTGATGAAGGATGGGTCGTTGCATGTGAACATGTAA
- the LOC113291715 gene encoding uncharacterized protein LOC113291715, translated as MRNEVFLECLVVLIVCNGRGRIIRYKHSSLVLEAVASYDLWFCHAFFGMPGSNNDLNVLAHSPLSDNMLKGVAPPCNYVINGHHYNMGYFLADGIYPKLTTIVQSFSQTLDTPDIVRFNKYQMAKRKDVERSFGVLQGKFRIVGSPCKYWQQSDMNQIIKYCLILHKMIIEHECRDTDWGRVVPVSIPEPTNNGCIFMSSLKNLEMHLQLRNDLVKHVVVRPGRGGQTTDLSSLEGSDMEYVVLPSLEGDYEDTDLEEEVVPGQNKD; from the coding sequence ATGCGGAACGAGGTTTTCCTGGAATGCTTGgtagtgttgattgtatgcaATGGTCGTGGAAGAATTATCCGGTATAAACATAGTAGTTTGGTATTAGAGGCGGTGGCATCATACGATTTGTGGTTTTGTCATGCTTTTTTTGGAATGCCTGGATCAAACAATGATTTGAATGTGTTGGCACACTCACCCCTTTCTGATAACATGCTAAAGGGTGTAGCACCTCCATGCAATTATGTCATCAATGGTCACCACTACAATATGGGTTATTTCTTAGCCGATGGTATCTATCCAAAGTTGACTACAATTGTACAATCTTTCTCTCAGACATTAGACACTCCCGACATTGTGAGATTCAACAAGTATCAAATGGctaaaagaaaggatgtcgagcGTTCTTTTGGAGTGCTTCAGGGTAAATTCAGAATTGTCGGATCTCCATGTAAGTATTGGCAACAATCTGACATGAACCAAATTATTAAATATTGTCTAATTTTACACAAAATGATTATCGAGCATGAATGTCGGGATACAGATTGGGGCAGAGTTGTTCCTGTTTCGATTCCGGAACCTACCAATAATGGTTGTATATTTATGTCATCTCTGAAAAACCTAGAAATGCACCTACAACTAAGAAATGATCTTGTCAAGCACGTTGTTGTGCGTCCTGGTAGAGGAGGCCAGACAACGGACTTGTCTAGTTTAGAGGGTTCAGATATGGAATACGTGGTACTTCCATCATTAGAAGGAGATTATGAAGATACAGacttagaagaagaagttgttcctgGTCAAAACAAGGATTGA